The window GCATGTGCTGGCCGGGCACCGTGCGAAATTCCAACTTGTCCTGATCCccgagcttcttcagacCTAGCCAATCTTCCTTGTAGATCGGTCTCTCGCGTAGGGGAGTCACCGTTCCATCGGTGGAATTGACGTCGGCGAACCATGCGCTCTCCTTGGGCACGGCAATAGTATCCTTGTCGAACATGAACATGGCGAAACGGTTCAGCGTTGCCAAATTTGCCGCGTATGTGGTGTTCTTGTGCGCGCGCTCGTTGTTGATATCGGCCAGATAGTTGCTATGCTCGAGATAcgcgtccagctcggccggGTCACGAAAGTACTGTGCGGGCACCAGACGGCTCTGCACAAATTCAGTCCACCGGCCTGCATGTAGCAGTGCCTCGGCGCCCTGGCACACCCAGTCGCCTGTCGAGCACGACTGAAACTCCGCTATCCCGTTGTGCTGGCTTCCGAACGTGACCAGGTTGTGCACTCGTGGCGCATTGCACCGCTCCACGTAGCCGCGAAGAAACTGGCCGCCCTGCGAGAAGCCCAGCGCGTTTACCGCCGGTGCACTCCCCAAGATCGGATCTGCCGCCAGCTGCTCACACACTGTGATGAGTTGCTCCGTCAGATTTCCCATGAAGGTCGCTTGTCGGTCGTCGCTTCCCGTGTCCGCCAGCTGTATTAGATGTACGTACGTGCCTGGATTGACCTTGGTAGCCAGTGCAGCGATCTCCTGTAAGCCCTCCCGTTCGAAGTCGTCGCCCAGTCCATGCCAGATCACCAAAGGGAGCTGCGTATCGCGGTCTGTGGCCACCGCCCACGGCTCTAGGAGAGCAGCTGACAAAGCACTGGCCGCCAGTGAAGCCAGGGTAGGAAGTAGATACTTCATTTTGGGGAGGGAGTGGGGGGAGGGCAATGTCAactggaagaggatgacAAGACTGGAGAAGCAGAGGCGACGACCAGCTGGGCGGACCGGGTGTCACGTGATATATCGTAAATTGGGAGGCGCAAGGAGAGGACATGTGCCAATTAACTAGTTAACTAAGTTGCATTATTGACTAAGTGAACTTACCAAAGAGGAAGGCAGATGGATTACGCTATGGGGCTTAGCACCTTTATTTGGGGGAAACGTCCCCTGTGACGAGGCCTAGCCATGGCAGTTGCGCAAAGCGTCCTCATTTTTCATATTTGTCAAATTTGGTCTACGGCTCGAGTCGTCAATCTGGTCTTCGCTAATAGCCGATTCTTTTCATTATGGCACATCGTACGGTCTAGAAATTTGACTGGTTTAAATATAGAATGTGATGATATGATCAGGCCCACGTGAGCAGGGCATTATGGTCCTTGCAACTACCAATAAAGCTCCATTGGGAAAACATCTAGTGGCTCACAGCCTGTCGCCGTCAATCGTACAATTCGCTCTGTCCGAAGACCCCCAACGCCCGGTACCGTGATAGTACTCTTCAACGTGAACACCATGTTCTCCCGCAGGATGGTTTCGTTCCCAGGGCCAATCCACGgctgctcctcctccggaTCCATACCCGTCCCATGGCCTGTTCCGTGTCCGCGCGCCTCGCTCGAGTATTCCTCGTAGCCGGACTTAACTAGTGCTTTCTGGATCACCACGTTAAGATCTGAAGCCGTGATACCCGGACGTGCTGCCGCCAGACCGGCTTCGACGGCAGAAGCTGCCGCTTTCACAATCGCTATCTTTTCCGCGCTCGAGTTGCCGTATGTGAAGCCTCTTCCCCCATCAGCGACGTATCCGCGATAACGGGCGCCTATGTCAGTCATGACCAAGTCACCGGGCTGAACTATGCGGTCAGTGGGTCGAGCGAGATTGTAGGCCGAGCGCGGACCGGTTTGCACCATGGAGTCATAGCCGGTTCGCTCAGCACCCCCGGCTAGCATGGCACGATCCGCAATCAAAGCCAGCTCCCGTTCTGTATGTGGCATGCCATCGGCCAATGTATCGCGGATGGCAACCATCGCCATGTCTGTTAATGCGGAGGCTTTGCGGATTAACCCTACTTCGC of the Penicillium psychrofluorescens genome assembly, chromosome: 1 genome contains:
- a CDS encoding uncharacterized protein (ID:PFLUO_002207-T1.cds;~source:funannotate) is translated as MKYLLPTLASLAASALSAALLEPWAVATDRDTQLPLVIWHGLGDDFEREGLQEIAALATKVNPGTYVHLIQLADTGSDDRQATFMGNLTEQLITVCEQLAADPILGSAPAVNALGFSQGGQFLRGYVERCNAPRVHNLVTFGSQHNGIAEFQSCSTGDWVCQGAEALLHAGRWTEFVQSRLVPAQYFRDPAELDAYLEHSNYLADINNERAHKNTTYAANLATLNRFAMFMFDKDTIAVPKESAWFADVNSTDGTVTPLRERPIYKEDWLGLKKLGDQDKLEFRTVPGQHMHLSEKVMEETFKEYFGPTDSSRSSPPRLIEQPGAQ
- a CDS encoding uncharacterized protein (ID:PFLUO_002208-T1.cds;~source:funannotate), translated to MIGASHKKGTTTPVLSDESIPAAEYQERIQRVRKAVKSAGLVGLISFGDCWRGANICYFTEFRPLDGVSDIANTIFFLGVDEEDPALFVSKQCVDYASEVTTFPVYSFDEMKQRLEAFAARFQTGTLGLAGAFYFPEDLGRRVRSSIGDLSLEETQVLAEIKAIKSAREVGLIRKASALTDMAMVAIRDTLADGMPHTERELALIADRAMLAGGAERTGYDSMVQTGPRSAYNLARPTDRIVQPGDLVMTDIGARYRGYVADGGRGFTYGNSSAEKIAIVKAAASAVEAGLAAARPGITASDLNVVIQKALVKSGYEEYSSEARGHGTGHGTGMDPEEEQPWIGPGNETILRENMVFTLKSTITVPGVGGLRTERIVRLTATGCEPLDVFPMELYW